Proteins from one Leptospira wolffii serovar Khorat str. Khorat-H2 genomic window:
- a CDS encoding glycosyltransferase family 2 protein produces the protein MPSKPPLLSLVIPVYNEEKTVPELIKRLHNLLRILKEKRNFGKEDIEILFVNDGSRDGTFDILKKYCESEPGFFLLNLSRNYGHQLAITAGIDSARGEAVAVMDGDLQDPPEFVADLYGKMEEGYDVVYARRRKREGESLFKLLTAHVFYRILKKVTRFDIPIDTGDFRIMSRRVTDVLNSMREQHRYIRGLISWIGFKQTGLEYDRDERFDGETKFSVAKMLKFALDGITSFSSAPLKLSSYVGFASAFLGAIYAIYVIYLKLFTNSTIQGWTSLTIIVLVMGGVQLIALGMIGEYLSRVNDQSKNRPLYVIEKVYSTSSKKSTKK, from the coding sequence ATGCCCTCCAAACCTCCTCTGCTTTCCCTAGTCATCCCCGTTTACAACGAGGAAAAAACCGTCCCGGAATTGATCAAAAGACTCCATAATCTTCTTCGCATCCTGAAGGAGAAAAGAAACTTCGGAAAAGAAGATATAGAGATCCTTTTCGTAAACGACGGATCCAGAGACGGAACCTTCGATATACTCAAAAAATACTGCGAGTCGGAACCCGGATTCTTCCTACTGAATCTTTCCAGAAATTACGGGCACCAACTCGCGATCACCGCCGGAATCGATTCGGCAAGAGGAGAAGCGGTAGCCGTAATGGACGGGGACTTACAGGATCCTCCCGAATTCGTCGCGGATCTATACGGTAAAATGGAGGAAGGCTACGACGTCGTTTATGCCAGACGTAGAAAGAGAGAGGGAGAATCCCTTTTCAAACTTCTGACCGCTCATGTATTTTATAGAATTCTCAAAAAAGTCACTCGTTTCGATATCCCTATCGATACCGGAGATTTCCGGATCATGTCCAGGAGAGTGACGGACGTATTGAACTCCATGCGAGAGCAGCATCGATATATCCGGGGACTCATCTCTTGGATCGGATTCAAGCAGACCGGATTGGAATACGACCGGGACGAAAGATTCGACGGAGAAACCAAATTCTCGGTCGCTAAGATGTTGAAATTCGCATTGGATGGGATCACTTCTTTTTCCTCGGCGCCTCTTAAACTTTCCTCGTATGTGGGATTCGCGTCCGCGTTCTTAGGCGCCATATATGCAATTTATGTGATATATCTTAAGTTATTCACGAATAGCACGATCCAAGGCTGGACTTCTCTGACCATCATAGTACTCGTGATGGGCGGGGTACAATTGATCGCACTCGGAATGATCGGAGAATATTTAAGTCGAGTAAACGACCAATCCAAGAATCGTCCCCTGTATGTGATCGAAAAAGTCTATTCCACATCCTCTAAGAAAAGTACGAAAAAATGA
- a CDS encoding PAS domain S-box protein has product MYHPWLLPTLWAALPSAFFLFFVYLYLYKAEGQKALLAWTICWFFHILSYLGNIVQISGWGDIYVFFPTYLVDTLRAVFQFIGCYYFLGKSINRPIISAFVAFGIWSIILDIFKLSSLEFIWPIYLFLGATQIYTGIIFLRSKDLHGGKKIAGWIFILWGIHVLNYPFVKSIPSLREYAHFGFLLAGFFRFSSAIAILIVFFEETKRALSKTEEYSKKIVETTLEGIWLIDKDQKTVFANERMAAFFGMSEKEFLEKPFHEFIQPGREEATQKRLEARRKGLGEVYDFHFKNKRGESVWLLMSTNPIFDSEGNYEGALAMCTDITAFKRTESALKESERQLSTLIRNLPGIAYRCAMDRDWTMEFISEGCFDLTGYSPSDFVENRTIAFGEIIYEEDQDRVYNEVITAIRQNLPYRLTYRLRHRNGELRWAFEQGSAVKGENSEIVALEGFISDFTQVKLAEEIMTNSLHEKDVLLKEVHHRVKNYLQVLSSLLSMQLDSPDALDPGRVLTESQNRILSMAYVHESLYGKRPISDEFFPEFVSKLVDNLLRSFGYDKEEIRISLNCEPLPIRQNSAIPIGLILNELVTNVLKHAFLSKTSEDAKTLNISLYREDIWIHIDVSDNGIGKRSENPKPKDSMGLELVDLLTRQLKGNVLDLSERGGTVTRIRFPIVQ; this is encoded by the coding sequence GTGTATCATCCTTGGCTCTTACCGACGCTTTGGGCTGCCTTGCCTTCCGCATTTTTCCTATTCTTCGTTTATCTTTATCTCTATAAGGCGGAAGGACAAAAGGCGTTACTTGCCTGGACGATCTGCTGGTTCTTTCATATTCTCTCCTACCTCGGAAATATAGTTCAAATCTCCGGATGGGGGGATATCTACGTATTCTTTCCCACATATCTCGTGGATACCTTAAGAGCGGTATTCCAGTTCATAGGCTGTTATTATTTTCTGGGAAAATCGATTAACCGACCCATCATCTCCGCCTTCGTGGCATTCGGAATCTGGTCGATTATATTAGATATTTTTAAACTTTCCTCCCTGGAATTCATTTGGCCCATCTACCTTTTCTTAGGAGCGACCCAGATTTATACGGGAATCATCTTCCTGAGATCCAAGGATCTGCACGGAGGAAAAAAGATCGCAGGCTGGATCTTCATACTCTGGGGAATCCACGTATTGAATTATCCTTTCGTAAAAAGCATCCCGTCTCTCAGAGAATACGCGCATTTTGGATTTTTACTCGCAGGCTTTTTCAGATTCTCCTCCGCGATCGCGATTCTGATCGTATTCTTCGAGGAAACGAAACGGGCACTCTCCAAAACGGAAGAATATTCCAAAAAAATCGTCGAGACCACCCTGGAAGGAATTTGGCTTATAGATAAGGACCAAAAGACCGTATTTGCGAACGAGAGAATGGCCGCATTCTTCGGGATGAGCGAAAAGGAATTCTTAGAAAAGCCTTTCCATGAGTTCATACAACCGGGAAGAGAGGAAGCAACCCAGAAAAGACTGGAGGCCAGAAGAAAAGGATTGGGAGAAGTCTACGACTTCCATTTCAAAAATAAACGGGGAGAATCCGTTTGGCTACTCATGTCCACGAATCCCATTTTCGATTCGGAAGGAAATTACGAAGGGGCGCTTGCCATGTGCACGGATATCACCGCCTTCAAAAGGACGGAGAGCGCTCTAAAGGAAAGCGAGAGACAACTCTCCACTTTGATTCGAAATTTACCCGGGATCGCCTACCGTTGCGCTATGGATCGTGATTGGACCATGGAATTCATCAGCGAAGGATGTTTCGATCTTACAGGATATTCTCCTTCCGATTTCGTGGAAAATCGTACGATCGCATTCGGAGAGATCATATACGAAGAGGACCAAGACAGGGTTTACAATGAGGTGATCACCGCCATTCGGCAGAATCTACCCTATCGCCTGACCTATAGGCTCCGACATAGAAACGGAGAATTGCGCTGGGCCTTCGAACAGGGATCCGCTGTCAAAGGAGAGAATTCCGAAATCGTAGCATTGGAAGGTTTTATCAGCGATTTCACACAAGTGAAACTTGCCGAGGAGATCATGACCAATAGTTTACACGAGAAGGATGTGCTACTGAAGGAAGTCCATCACCGTGTTAAGAACTATCTGCAAGTATTATCCAGCCTATTGTCCATGCAACTCGATAGCCCGGACGCTTTGGACCCGGGCAGAGTACTCACCGAGTCCCAGAATAGAATCCTATCCATGGCCTATGTGCACGAATCTCTGTATGGAAAACGTCCGATCAGCGACGAATTCTTTCCGGAATTCGTGAGTAAGCTAGTAGACAATCTGCTCAGATCCTTCGGTTACGATAAGGAGGAGATCCGTATCTCCTTAAATTGCGAACCACTGCCCATCAGACAAAATTCCGCGATCCCGATCGGACTCATACTGAACGAATTGGTAACCAACGTATTAAAACACGCATTCTTATCTAAGACGAGCGAAGACGCAAAAACGTTGAATATCTCCCTTTATAGGGAGGATATTTGGATACATATAGACGTTTCGGATAACGGAATCGGAAAAAGATCCGAGAATCCGAAACCCAAGGATTCCATGGGTCTAGAATTAGTCGACCTACTGACCCGACAACTTAAAGGAAATGTGTTGGATCTATCCGAGCGAGGAGGAACCGTCACTCGCATCCGATTCCCGATCGTACAATGA
- a CDS encoding sterol desaturase family protein, whose product MNELVDKIGYHGYYFFTLATLWIRYLLMAGFAYVFIWILFKNKLKHKIIQGKLPEKDKILHELKYSALTLFIFAASGILVYVMKKNGWTFIYDKVSDYGVPYLIFSIVALIFLHDTYFYWTHRAMHHPLLFKRMHLVHHKSTNPSPWAAFSFHPYEAVVEAGIIPLAVLFLPLHTAALVTFFFYSTFLNVLGHLSFELFPKGFIENKVLRLHNSTTHHNMHHKYFNCNYGLYFNIWDRIMGTNHEKYFDTFREVTHREAESASSTGISETPEMRNA is encoded by the coding sequence ATGAACGAATTGGTCGATAAGATCGGTTACCACGGTTACTACTTTTTTACCCTTGCCACGCTTTGGATCCGATATCTGCTTATGGCTGGGTTCGCTTACGTTTTCATTTGGATTCTTTTCAAAAATAAACTGAAGCATAAGATCATTCAGGGAAAGCTTCCTGAAAAGGATAAGATCCTACACGAACTTAAATATTCCGCTTTGACCCTTTTTATCTTCGCGGCTTCCGGCATACTCGTCTATGTGATGAAAAAGAACGGATGGACTTTCATCTACGATAAGGTGAGCGATTATGGGGTTCCTTATCTCATCTTCAGTATCGTAGCCCTAATTTTCCTACACGATACGTACTTTTATTGGACCCATCGGGCCATGCACCATCCTCTTCTTTTCAAGAGAATGCATTTGGTCCATCATAAGTCCACGAACCCTTCTCCTTGGGCGGCTTTCTCTTTTCATCCGTACGAAGCGGTCGTAGAAGCGGGAATCATTCCTCTGGCGGTTCTGTTCTTGCCCTTGCATACCGCGGCTCTCGTAACATTCTTCTTTTATAGTACTTTTTTGAACGTGTTAGGACATTTATCCTTCGAGCTCTTTCCTAAGGGTTTCATAGAGAATAAGGTTCTGAGATTGCATAACTCCACCACTCATCATAATATGCACCATAAATACTTTAACTGCAACTACGGATTGTATTTCAATATCTGGGATAGAATCATGGGGACCAATCACGAGAAATACTTCGACACTTTCAGGGAGGTGACTCACAGGGAGGCGGAATCTGCTTCCTCGACGGGGATTTCGGAAACTCCCGAGATGAGGAACGCTTAA
- a CDS encoding helix-turn-helix transcriptional regulator: protein MISQITDILHLFCLSNLLFLIGLFGWRYNYDLRIRIAAGFSLGIICYIILSLDPNFTIPYQVRVLLFAGLISLPFFFWMLSLAIFEDHFTPKVWHWFLLFGKLGVSAWSVYPVLDLINMRGPIASETVLAHIIIPTLLSLGFVVAAIIRIYSGRKDDLIETRRRLREVHILMTGSVITFNMFSHLILRGKLLSEILDLANVILAWGLILAFMYLVFELKEGIVDPRPEDSEPEEKTVAADPVLRKKLVSAFEEEKLYRKEGLTIGQLAEDLEVQEYKLRRLINQAMGFRNFPDFLNRYRIQEACEILLEPEKDEIPIIRVAMDLGYQSLGPFNRAFKELTGVTPTEFRRNRGKREAFKNSADFEIG, encoded by the coding sequence TTGATCTCGCAGATCACCGACATATTACATTTATTCTGTTTATCGAATCTGCTTTTTCTCATCGGCCTTTTCGGCTGGAGATACAACTACGATCTGAGAATCCGAATCGCCGCCGGATTCTCGCTCGGAATCATTTGCTACATCATTCTATCATTGGATCCTAATTTTACGATTCCTTATCAGGTTCGGGTCCTTCTATTCGCAGGATTGATTAGTTTACCCTTCTTTTTTTGGATGTTAAGCCTAGCGATCTTCGAGGACCATTTTACTCCTAAGGTTTGGCATTGGTTTCTTCTCTTCGGAAAACTAGGAGTCTCGGCTTGGTCCGTGTATCCGGTTCTGGACCTAATCAATATGAGAGGGCCGATCGCCTCCGAAACGGTTCTCGCTCATATCATTATTCCCACTCTTTTATCCTTAGGGTTCGTGGTCGCGGCGATCATCCGGATCTATTCGGGCAGAAAGGACGATCTTATCGAAACCAGACGTAGACTTAGAGAAGTGCATATCCTGATGACCGGAAGTGTGATTACCTTCAATATGTTCTCGCATCTCATTCTACGCGGCAAACTTCTTTCCGAAATTTTGGATCTGGCCAATGTGATTCTCGCTTGGGGGCTCATTCTCGCCTTCATGTATCTTGTCTTCGAATTGAAGGAAGGTATAGTGGATCCTCGTCCCGAGGATTCTGAACCGGAGGAAAAAACCGTCGCAGCCGATCCAGTCCTTCGAAAGAAATTGGTTTCCGCATTCGAAGAGGAAAAATTGTACCGCAAAGAAGGCCTGACTATAGGACAATTGGCGGAGGATTTGGAAGTACAGGAATACAAACTAAGACGTCTCATCAATCAGGCCATGGGTTTCAGGAATTTTCCCGATTTTTTGAATCGATATAGAATCCAGGAAGCTTGCGAGATTCTCTTAGAGCCCGAAAAAGACGAGATTCCGATCATCCGAGTCGCGATGGATTTAGGGTATCAGTCCCTAGGGCCTTTTAACCGTGCCTTCAAAGAATTAACCGGAGTGACTCCCACCGAATTCAGAAGAAACCGAGGCAAAAGGGAAGCGTTTAAAAACAGCGCCGATTTCGAAATCGGCTAG
- the purB gene encoding adenylosuccinate lyase codes for MIDRYSNPEIAGIWELENKFNIWKEIEILATEARMKKGEVPKEDFEEIRSKARFNVDEILEIEAKVHHDVIAFLTNMNSYIGPAGRHVHYGLTSSDIGDTALCVQMVQAMDLILRKTDQLIEAIKEKAVQYRNLPCIGRSHGIHAEPMTLGLKFALFYEEMKRNRVRLQLAKEEISVGKLSGAVGTYSNIEPDIEAYVCEKLGLEPDPIATQVVSRDRHASYMSALGVTAASLDRFATEVRLLQKTEGREVEEPFAAGQKGSSAMPHKRNPVICERISGISRVIRSNVSTALQNVALWHERDISHSSAERIVIPDSTIALEYILDKMLFVVKNLHVYPDAIERTLGVTRGLIFSQKVLLHLIEKGGITREDAYAIVQGHAMAVWADQSQNLKDRLAQDPKVQKVLKPGDLDSIFQISPYLEKVGLIYKRLGLE; via the coding sequence ATGATCGATCGTTATTCGAATCCGGAAATCGCCGGAATTTGGGAATTAGAGAATAAATTCAATATTTGGAAGGAGATCGAAATCCTAGCTACGGAAGCAAGGATGAAGAAGGGGGAAGTTCCGAAAGAGGACTTCGAAGAGATCCGTTCCAAGGCCAGATTCAACGTGGACGAGATTTTGGAAATAGAAGCCAAGGTGCATCACGATGTGATTGCGTTTCTCACAAACATGAATTCATATATCGGTCCCGCAGGCCGTCATGTGCATTACGGATTGACCTCCTCGGATATAGGCGATACCGCGCTTTGCGTTCAGATGGTCCAAGCCATGGATCTGATTCTAAGAAAGACGGACCAGTTGATAGAAGCCATCAAGGAAAAGGCGGTGCAATATAGAAACCTTCCTTGTATCGGCAGATCCCATGGGATTCACGCGGAGCCCATGACTCTAGGTTTGAAATTCGCATTATTCTACGAGGAAATGAAACGGAATCGTGTGCGTTTGCAACTCGCTAAGGAGGAAATTTCCGTAGGAAAACTTTCCGGAGCGGTGGGAACTTACTCCAACATAGAACCGGACATAGAGGCTTATGTTTGCGAGAAGCTAGGTCTCGAACCGGATCCGATCGCCACTCAGGTGGTATCCAGAGATCGTCATGCGTCTTATATGTCCGCGTTAGGCGTGACTGCTGCGAGTCTGGATCGTTTCGCTACGGAGGTTCGCCTCCTGCAAAAGACCGAAGGAAGAGAAGTGGAGGAGCCGTTCGCTGCGGGCCAAAAAGGATCTTCCGCTATGCCTCATAAAAGAAATCCAGTGATCTGCGAAAGAATTTCCGGTATTTCCAGAGTGATTCGCTCCAATGTGAGTACCGCTCTACAGAATGTGGCCCTTTGGCACGAGAGGGATATTTCCCATTCTTCCGCGGAAAGGATCGTAATTCCGGATTCCACCATCGCGTTGGAATACATTTTGGATAAGATGCTTTTCGTAGTGAAAAACTTGCATGTTTATCCGGATGCGATCGAAAGAACCTTGGGTGTGACAAGAGGACTTATCTTCTCTCAAAAAGTTTTGCTCCATTTGATCGAGAAAGGCGGAATCACTAGAGAAGACGCTTATGCGATCGTCCAAGGACATGCTATGGCGGTTTGGGCGGATCAATCCCAGAATCTTAAGGACAGATTGGCACAGGATCCTAAGGTCCAGAAGGTTTTGAAACCGGGGGACTTAGATTCTATCTTCCAAATTTCTCCTTATCTGGAAAAGGTGGGGCTTATCTATAAGAGACTCGGATTGGAGTAA
- a CDS encoding LA_0364 family Cys-rich lipoprotein — MNGRLLSCFVSLILSFFFLHCSASIPGSREECYAKNYCDSAVSDCISGGMLACSFTGSQPSPDNSDLFCNTTFNALTCAGAKSSCISDCDRQHYY; from the coding sequence ATGAACGGTCGCCTTCTTTCTTGCTTTGTTTCCCTTATCTTGTCCTTCTTTTTTCTACATTGTTCCGCTTCCATTCCGGGTTCCCGAGAGGAGTGCTACGCAAAGAATTATTGCGATTCGGCGGTTTCGGATTGTATTTCGGGGGGGATGTTGGCCTGTTCTTTCACCGGATCTCAACCCTCTCCGGACAATTCCGATTTATTTTGCAATACCACTTTCAACGCTTTAACCTGTGCCGGGGCCAAATCCAGTTGCATCAGCGATTGCGATAGACAACATTATTACTAA
- a CDS encoding extracellular solute-binding protein — translation MFFLLTAVFLFTVSCGDKEEADTSTAVEEIPWEGDPNTIPELSRRPNPAASPLAKKGGTFRIYSSQYPKSLNGYLDNFTHTQEIFRSMFEPLLSRNPITLEYLPHLAKSWKISPDKKKFSFVLDQNSKWSDGKPVTAKDILFTYETLMDPKNNTAMHRIPLSRFEKPKVLGEFEIEFEQKTIHWDNFEEIAFGLVILPEHHFKGKDFNKENFEFPIVSGPYELQSAKKGRYVKLKRRATYWKRAYPVYKNTDNFDILLFKVFNEESLAFQAFKKGDIDFYPVYKAYTWVKEALGESFDKNYVVKQKIYNEKPMGFQGWAFNMRRKPFDDVRVRKAIAHLVDRQLMVDKLAFKEYELTDTYFSAVWEGGKLPNPPIEYDPNKSKALLAEAGWKPNAKGILEKDGKPFSITILDRERSSEKYFTIFIERAKEVGIQAKIESTDLANWSDRMDKYDFDLTWAAWGGGLFPDPEGQWFSKYADENGQNNITGFKNAEVDKLIEEQRTEFDSKKRAEIVRKVDKILTKEVPYVLLWNTKSTRLLYWNRFGQPKNPLGKYWGEQAAKNLWWIDSQKSEALDAAKRNKSTLPAYEPKVNYPAN, via the coding sequence ATATTTTTCTTATTAACGGCGGTCTTTCTCTTTACGGTTTCCTGCGGGGACAAGGAAGAAGCGGATACTTCCACCGCCGTGGAGGAAATCCCTTGGGAGGGAGATCCGAATACTATCCCCGAGCTATCCCGTCGTCCGAACCCGGCCGCTTCTCCTCTGGCTAAGAAGGGTGGAACGTTTCGAATTTACAGTAGTCAATATCCTAAATCTCTAAACGGGTATCTGGACAATTTCACTCATACCCAGGAAATCTTCCGCTCCATGTTCGAGCCATTGCTTTCCCGTAATCCGATCACCTTGGAATACTTGCCTCATCTCGCCAAATCCTGGAAGATCTCTCCGGACAAAAAAAAGTTCAGCTTCGTTCTGGACCAAAATTCCAAATGGAGCGACGGAAAACCGGTAACCGCAAAGGACATTCTATTCACTTATGAAACTCTTATGGATCCGAAAAATAATACGGCCATGCATAGGATTCCTTTATCCCGTTTCGAGAAGCCTAAAGTTCTGGGAGAATTCGAGATAGAATTCGAACAAAAAACGATACATTGGGACAATTTCGAAGAGATCGCGTTCGGTCTTGTGATTCTTCCCGAACATCATTTTAAGGGAAAGGATTTTAATAAGGAGAATTTCGAGTTTCCGATCGTATCCGGACCTTACGAACTCCAATCCGCCAAAAAGGGAAGATACGTAAAATTAAAACGTAGAGCGACGTATTGGAAACGAGCTTATCCGGTTTATAAGAATACTGACAATTTCGATATTCTTCTCTTTAAGGTGTTTAACGAGGAGTCTTTAGCTTTTCAAGCATTCAAGAAAGGTGATATAGATTTTTATCCCGTATACAAGGCGTATACCTGGGTCAAGGAAGCCTTGGGAGAATCCTTCGATAAAAATTACGTCGTAAAACAGAAAATCTATAACGAAAAGCCGATGGGTTTCCAAGGCTGGGCCTTTAATATGCGCCGTAAACCTTTCGACGATGTGAGGGTGAGAAAGGCCATCGCTCATTTGGTGGATCGTCAGCTCATGGTGGATAAACTCGCATTCAAGGAATACGAACTGACCGATACGTATTTTTCCGCGGTTTGGGAAGGAGGAAAACTCCCGAATCCTCCGATCGAATACGATCCGAACAAATCGAAAGCACTTCTTGCGGAGGCGGGCTGGAAGCCGAACGCAAAAGGGATCCTGGAAAAAGACGGTAAGCCTTTCTCGATCACCATTTTAGATAGAGAAAGAAGTTCGGAGAAATACTTCACTATTTTCATAGAAAGAGCGAAGGAAGTAGGGATCCAAGCCAAGATAGAAAGTACGGACCTCGCAAATTGGTCGGATCGAATGGATAAATACGATTTCGATCTCACCTGGGCTGCTTGGGGTGGTGGTCTCTTTCCGGATCCGGAGGGACAATGGTTTTCCAAATACGCGGACGAGAACGGCCAGAATAATATCACCGGATTCAAGAACGCAGAAGTGGATAAGCTGATCGAAGAACAAAGAACGGAATTCGACTCTAAAAAAAGAGCGGAAATCGTGCGTAAAGTGGATAAGATCCTTACGAAAGAAGTTCCTTATGTTCTACTTTGGAATACTAAGTCTACTAGGCTTTTATACTGGAACCGTTTCGGACAACCTAAAAATCCTTTGGGCAAGTATTGGGGAGAACAAGCCGCCAAGAATCTTTGGTGGATCGATTCCCAAAAATCGGAAGCCTTGGATGCGGCCAAACGAAATAAGTCCACTTTACCCGCATACGAACCTAAGGTAAACTATCCGGCGAACTAA
- a CDS encoding RelA/SpoT family protein — translation MGFIKAPATKEMLFEGVRDSMGLDALELVEKAYKVSDESHHGQFRLSGEPYIVHPLQVGFILFELGLDEKVIAAGILHDVIEDTKYTREEMVRDFGTEVTQLVEGVTKISEIKSQSRETEAAENIRKIIIATIQDIRVILIKLADKTHNMRTLSFQPPEKQRRIANETLSLYAPIAGRLGIYSVKSELEDLAFQVIFPDDYQDIKKRINVKKSEREEYIEKLQLILKQRLAEIQINAVVEGRAKHFFSIYRKMKTKEKTFDEIFDLRAIRIITDEIKDCYGVLGIVHTLWSPVPGRFKDYIATPKTNMYQSLHTTVIGPDGKPLEVQIRTSEMNAIAEYGIAAHWVYKEGKTHANERHLTVKWLEVLQSWQDSALDPKEFLEELKYDLHEDEVFVFTPKGEIIQLPKGATVLDFAFRIHTDVGLHCKGAKINGRMIPLRTELRSGDQVEVVVDKRSKPSPIWLRIVKTPSARQKLRAYFRKLREETHRDLEQGAEHAGELTLNAEVLEELKKKPAEKAAKHVQHQGQAAEGRILVAGLRDIPVRLSGCCSPLPGDQIIGFVTRGRGVSIHKKNCAVALKQREEEQLRQISVDWDYGQTEPVPVRLEVKARDRQGIYLEMVKSISGTQTNILEAGASTVQKDTLMARFMVEVEHLDQLKEILGNLKRIPDVVFAHRVK, via the coding sequence ATGGGATTTATAAAGGCACCTGCTACAAAGGAAATGCTCTTCGAAGGCGTTCGAGACAGTATGGGACTCGACGCCCTGGAATTGGTCGAGAAGGCATATAAGGTATCGGACGAATCCCACCATGGACAATTCCGTCTTTCGGGAGAGCCTTATATCGTTCACCCTCTCCAAGTCGGCTTTATACTCTTCGAGTTGGGTCTGGATGAAAAAGTCATCGCGGCGGGGATCCTCCATGATGTGATCGAGGACACCAAATACACCCGGGAGGAAATGGTCCGGGATTTCGGAACGGAGGTCACCCAACTAGTGGAGGGAGTGACCAAAATCTCCGAGATCAAGAGTCAGTCCAGGGAGACCGAGGCTGCGGAAAATATACGTAAAATCATCATCGCAACCATCCAGGATATTCGGGTCATTCTCATCAAGCTTGCGGACAAGACGCATAATATGAGAACTCTTTCCTTCCAACCTCCCGAAAAGCAGAGAAGGATAGCGAACGAAACGCTTTCCTTATACGCGCCTATCGCAGGTCGTCTCGGTATCTATTCCGTAAAATCCGAATTGGAAGACCTTGCCTTCCAGGTGATTTTTCCGGACGATTACCAGGACATCAAGAAGCGGATCAACGTTAAGAAATCCGAACGCGAAGAATATATCGAAAAATTGCAGCTCATCCTAAAACAGAGGCTCGCGGAGATCCAAATCAACGCCGTGGTGGAGGGCAGGGCCAAGCACTTCTTCTCCATTTATAGGAAGATGAAAACGAAGGAAAAAACCTTCGACGAAATCTTCGATCTGAGAGCCATTCGAATCATTACGGACGAGATCAAGGATTGTTACGGTGTATTAGGAATCGTGCATACTCTTTGGTCTCCCGTTCCGGGAAGATTCAAGGATTATATCGCCACTCCCAAGACCAATATGTACCAGTCCCTCCATACGACCGTTATAGGTCCGGACGGAAAACCTTTGGAGGTACAGATTCGCACTTCCGAAATGAATGCGATCGCTGAATACGGAATCGCAGCTCACTGGGTATACAAAGAAGGAAAGACTCATGCGAATGAAAGACATCTCACCGTAAAATGGTTGGAGGTCTTACAATCCTGGCAGGATTCCGCCTTGGATCCCAAGGAATTCTTGGAAGAACTGAAATACGATCTGCACGAGGACGAAGTCTTCGTCTTCACTCCTAAGGGCGAGATTATACAGCTGCCCAAGGGGGCGACCGTCTTGGATTTCGCTTTCAGGATCCATACGGATGTCGGACTGCATTGCAAGGGAGCGAAGATCAACGGACGAATGATTCCTCTTCGCACGGAATTAAGGAGCGGGGACCAGGTAGAAGTGGTTGTGGACAAAAGATCCAAGCCTTCTCCTATCTGGCTCAGAATCGTTAAGACTCCTTCCGCTCGTCAAAAACTAAGGGCCTATTTCCGAAAACTCAGGGAAGAGACTCATCGGGATCTGGAGCAAGGGGCAGAACATGCGGGAGAGCTTACGCTTAACGCGGAGGTTCTGGAGGAACTCAAGAAAAAGCCTGCCGAAAAAGCCGCTAAACATGTGCAGCACCAGGGTCAGGCAGCAGAAGGAAGAATTCTAGTTGCAGGGCTCAGGGACATTCCAGTACGTCTTTCCGGTTGTTGTTCTCCTCTCCCAGGAGATCAGATCATCGGATTTGTGACCCGAGGTCGGGGCGTTTCCATCCATAAGAAGAATTGTGCCGTTGCCCTTAAGCAAAGAGAAGAAGAGCAATTGCGTCAGATCAGTGTGGATTGGGATTACGGTCAAACCGAACCAGTTCCGGTCCGATTGGAAGTGAAGGCAAGGGATCGCCAGGGGATTTATCTGGAAATGGTGAAGAGTATATCTGGCACCCAAACCAATATACTGGAAGCCGGCGCCTCCACCGTGCAAAAGGATACTCTTATGGCCCGTTTCATGGTCGAGGTGGAACATTTGGATCAATTGAAGGAGATCCTAGGAAACCTGAAAAGAATTCCGGATGTTGTATTCGCCCACAGAGTGAAGTAG